Part of the Mycolicibacterium thermoresistibile genome, GGTGAACGGGTCGTCGAAGATCGCGGTCGCCAGCACCGCGGTGCCCGCGGTGCCGACGGCGCCCCAGATGCCGTAGGCCACCCCGACCGGCACACCCAGCCGCAACACCAACGTCAACAACGCGAACGCACCGGCATAACCCAGCACCACCGCCGCCAGCCAACCGCCGTGATCATGGGACGCCCG contains:
- a CDS encoding DMT family transporter produces the protein MRKWTLLGGAIALEVTGTLSLRASHDHGGWLAAVVLGYAGAFALLTLVLRLGVPVGVAYGIWGAVGTAGTAVLATAIFDDPFTWPIVAGIGLIIAGVLLVELGSRARISGSDSTTGAPTVGAA